The proteins below are encoded in one region of Brevundimonas fontaquae:
- the fghA gene encoding S-formylglutathione hydrolase, with the protein MTLQTTKTHAVHGGTLRYLKHDSTATGTPMTLSVFTPAGEGPFPVLIWLSGLTCTEDNFTTKAGAYQAAAEHGVIIVAPDTSPRGDGVADDPAYDLGQGAGFYLDATQAPWAPHFRMETYVTGELIALIDAEFATTGVRSISGHSMGGHGALTLALNHPDLFRSVSAFAPICSPTRCAWGEKAFTAYLGDDRAAWDRHDAAKRIAAGAAKDPDGGGVFDDILIDQGDADSFLTDQLKPELLKAAADAAGQKITLRMQPGYDHSYFFMASFIADHIAFHAERLKT; encoded by the coding sequence ATGACCTTGCAGACCACCAAGACCCACGCCGTCCACGGCGGAACCCTGCGCTATCTGAAGCATGACAGCACAGCGACCGGCACGCCGATGACCCTGTCGGTCTTCACGCCGGCGGGCGAGGGGCCTTTCCCGGTGCTGATCTGGCTGTCGGGCCTGACCTGCACCGAGGATAATTTCACCACCAAGGCGGGGGCCTACCAGGCCGCCGCCGAACACGGCGTCATCATCGTGGCGCCCGACACCTCTCCACGCGGAGACGGCGTCGCCGACGATCCCGCCTATGACCTGGGCCAAGGCGCGGGCTTCTATCTGGATGCGACGCAGGCGCCCTGGGCTCCGCATTTCCGCATGGAGACCTATGTCACCGGGGAACTGATCGCCCTGATCGACGCCGAGTTTGCGACCACGGGCGTCCGGTCGATCAGCGGCCATTCGATGGGCGGCCACGGCGCCCTGACCCTGGCGTTGAACCACCCCGACCTGTTCCGTTCGGTCTCCGCCTTCGCGCCGATCTGCTCGCCGACCCGTTGCGCCTGGGGTGAAAAGGCCTTCACCGCCTATCTGGGCGACGACCGCGCCGCCTGGGACCGCCACGACGCCGCCAAACGGATCGCGGCCGGCGCCGCCAAGGATCCTGACGGAGGGGGCGTCTTCGATGACATCCTGATCGACCAGGGCGACGCCGACAGCTTCCTGACCGACCAGCTGAAGCCGGAACTTCTCAAAGCCGCCGCCGACGCCGCCGGCCAGAAGATCACCCTGCGGATGCAGCCCGGCTACGACCACTCCTACTTCTTCATGGCCAGCTTCATCGCCGACCACATCGCCTTCCACGCCGAACGTTTGAAGACCTGA
- a CDS encoding type II toxin-antitoxin system VapC family toxin has protein sequence MSAVFDASVVVKWFIDDPLADDAIEARRIHGSPVAPDLMLIEAANVFRRYVVRGELEASSATENLSVIPQVVDLADHRELISEAFDLACDLNHSMTDCLYAVMARRRGLPLVTADAKLARKLHAVRDMDVRLLSSQEI, from the coding sequence GTGAGTGCGGTTTTCGACGCCAGCGTCGTCGTCAAATGGTTCATCGACGATCCACTGGCTGACGACGCGATCGAGGCCCGTCGAATCCACGGGTCTCCCGTTGCGCCGGACCTGATGCTGATCGAAGCGGCCAATGTCTTTCGCCGCTACGTGGTTCGTGGCGAACTGGAGGCTTCGTCCGCGACGGAAAACCTGTCCGTCATCCCGCAAGTCGTCGATTTGGCCGATCATCGAGAGCTGATCTCTGAAGCCTTCGATCTTGCTTGTGATCTCAATCATTCGATGACCGACTGCCTGTATGCCGTGATGGCGCGGCGGCGAGGTCTGCCTCTCGTCACCGCGGATGCCAAGCTTGCTCGGAAGCTGCACGCGGTCAGGGACATGGACGTTCGTCTCCTAAGCTCGCAGGAAATCTAG
- a CDS encoding superoxide dismutase, with translation MAFTLPPLPYAYDALEPAIDKETMTFHHDKHHQTYVDNLNKAVDADENLKGKSLEEIFTSISTAPKAVRNNGGGHWNHSLFWELLAPADQAGEPSAELKAAIDADLGGMDKFKEDFNAAGAAQFGSGWAWLIVQNGKLKITSTPNQDNPLMDVVEERGEVILGADVWEHAYYLKYQNRRADYLKSFWTVVNWNKVNELYAAAK, from the coding sequence ATGGCCTTCACCCTGCCCCCGCTGCCCTACGCCTATGACGCGCTGGAGCCGGCCATCGACAAGGAGACGATGACCTTCCACCACGACAAGCACCACCAGACCTATGTCGACAACCTGAACAAGGCCGTCGACGCCGACGAAAACCTGAAGGGCAAGTCGCTGGAGGAAATCTTCACCAGCATCTCCACCGCTCCCAAGGCCGTGCGCAACAACGGCGGCGGTCACTGGAACCACAGCCTGTTCTGGGAACTGCTGGCCCCGGCCGATCAGGCGGGTGAGCCCTCGGCCGAGCTGAAGGCCGCCATCGACGCCGATCTGGGCGGCATGGACAAGTTCAAGGAAGACTTCAACGCCGCCGGCGCCGCGCAGTTCGGTTCGGGCTGGGCCTGGCTGATCGTGCAGAACGGCAAGCTGAAGATCACCTCGACCCCGAACCAGGACAACCCGCTGATGGATGTCGTGGAAGAGCGCGGCGAGGTGATTCTGGGCGCCGACGTGTGGGAGCACGCCTACTATCTGAAATACCAGAACCGCCGCGCCGACTATCTGAAGTCGTTCTGGACGGTGGTGAACTGGAACAAGGTCAACGAACTCTACGCCGCCGCCAAATAG